One Acidaminococcales bacterium genomic region harbors:
- a CDS encoding phosphoribosylaminoimidazolesuccinocarboxamide synthase codes for MPKMSVMLYEGKAKKIFATEKADEVIIYYKDDATAFNGLKKGTIVNKGIINNKLTEFFFKLLEKSGIKTHLIKRLSERELLCKKVDILPLEVVVRNIAAGSLSKRLGLPEGERLAEPVVELYYKNDSLGDPLVNYCHIKALSLASPEQVAALEKEALAVNGLLEGHLLRKGIKLVDFKLEFGLYNGAVLLADEITPDTCRLWDAATDNKLDKDRFRRDLGQVEDAYHEVLYRLTGEKE; via the coding sequence GTGCCCAAAATGTCCGTAATGCTTTATGAAGGCAAGGCCAAAAAGATTTTCGCAACGGAAAAGGCGGACGAGGTGATCATTTACTACAAAGACGACGCGACGGCTTTCAACGGCTTGAAAAAAGGGACGATCGTCAACAAAGGGATAATTAACAATAAATTGACGGAATTTTTTTTCAAACTGCTGGAAAAGTCCGGCATAAAGACTCATTTAATCAAACGCTTGAGCGAGCGCGAGCTTTTGTGCAAAAAAGTAGACATCCTGCCGCTGGAGGTGGTCGTCCGCAATATCGCGGCCGGCAGCCTGTCCAAGCGGTTAGGGCTGCCGGAAGGGGAACGGCTGGCCGAACCGGTCGTGGAGCTTTATTACAAGAACGACAGTTTAGGCGACCCGCTTGTCAACTACTGCCATATAAAGGCGCTTTCCCTGGCGTCGCCGGAACAGGTCGCCGCTTTGGAAAAAGAAGCCCTGGCGGTAAACGGGCTGCTGGAGGGGCACCTTTTGCGCAAAGGCATTAAACTGGTCGATTTCAAGCTGGAATTTGGCCTTTATAACGGCGCCGTACTGCTGGCGGACGAGATAACGCCGGACACTTGCCGCCTGTGGGACGCCGCTACGGACAACAAACTGGACAAAGACCGTTTTCGGCGCGACTTGGGGCAGGTGGAGGACGCTTATCATGAAGTGCTTTACCGGCTGACCGGCGAAAAAGAATAG
- the purE gene encoding 5-(carboxyamino)imidazole ribonucleotide mutase has product MNMLKVAIVMGSDSDWPVLEAAGETLAAFGVEFEAQVASAHRTPELVRDFAVGAKGRGIGAIIAAAGAAAHLPGVVASYTNLPVIGVPINSTPLGGMDALLSIAQMPAGIPVACMSINGAKNAALLAVEILAVGGGPLAEKLDAYRERLKEEAAGKADKLKGRLQEK; this is encoded by the coding sequence ATGAACATGTTGAAAGTTGCGATAGTTATGGGCAGCGACTCTGACTGGCCGGTGCTGGAGGCCGCCGGGGAAACTCTGGCCGCGTTCGGCGTTGAGTTTGAGGCGCAAGTCGCCTCCGCGCACCGCACGCCGGAATTGGTCCGCGATTTCGCCGTGGGCGCGAAGGGGCGGGGCATAGGCGCAATCATCGCGGCGGCGGGCGCGGCGGCGCACTTGCCGGGCGTGGTGGCATCCTATACCAATCTCCCGGTCATTGGCGTGCCGATCAATTCAACGCCGCTCGGCGGCATGGACGCGCTTTTGAGCATAGCGCAGATGCCGGCGGGAATCCCGGTAGCCTGCATGTCGATCAACGGGGCAAAAAACGCGGCGCTGCTGGCGGTGGAGATATTGGCCGTGGGCGGCGGGCCGCTGGCGGAAAAACTGGACGCGTACAGAGAGCGCTTGAAAGAGGAAGCGGCAGGAAAGGCCGACAAACTAAAGGGGCGGCTGCAGGAAAAATAA
- a CDS encoding DNA-packaging protein encodes MAEGKNAYWLTGGGACPAPGLGISRSTLSEWKKHCSDISDALKQGKDVADRQVENALYQ; translated from the coding sequence ATGGCAGAAGGCAAAAACGCATATTGGCTGACCGGCGGAGGGGCTTGCCCTGCTCCGGGGCTGGGCATATCGCGCAGCACTTTAAGCGAGTGGAAAAAACATTGTTCGGACATTTCGGACGCCCTAAAACAGGGCAAGGACGTCGCCGACCGGCAGGTGGAAAACGCGCTTTATCAATAG